Proteins encoded in a region of the Triticum dicoccoides isolate Atlit2015 ecotype Zavitan chromosome 3A, WEW_v2.0, whole genome shotgun sequence genome:
- the LOC119270433 gene encoding amino-acid permease BAT1 homolog, giving the protein MAVSRSGAAGVAGGGDTTDDADRARLHKLGYKQELKRGLSLMSNFAFSFSIISVMAGVTTTYNSGLRYGGPASMTLGWLVVAAFNGCVALSMAEICSAYPTSGGLYYWSAKLAGREWAPLASWVTGWFNIVGQWAATTSTDFSLAQLVQVIVLLGTGGANGGGYTASKYVVLAIHGFFLVLHGLINSLPIRWLSWCGKLGAFWNTAGAFTLVILIPAVAKERASAKFIFTHFNDDNGMGIHGKAYILALGLLTSQYSLLGYDASAHMIEETKNADWSGPMGIISSVALSTTFGWIFLVALTSIVTDIPYLLSPDNDAGGYAVAQALYDAFDRRYGSGVGGLVCVGVVAVGIFFAGAMCIASNSRMGYAFSRDRAMPLSRVWLRVSKNEVPLNVVWLSVVVAFVMALTSLGSQVAFQAMVSIATLGQYIAYALPIFFRVTTARRSFVPGPFHLGRYGVAVGWAAVLWVAFLTVLFSLPVAYPVAKDNFNYTPVAVGGVLLLSVGAWVVSARFWFEGPITNVDL; this is encoded by the exons ATGGCCGTGTCACGCTCCGGTGCGGCGGgggtggccggcggcggcgacaCGACCGACGACGCGGACCGAGCGCGGCTGCACAAGCTCGGCTACAAGCAGGAGCTCAAGCGCGGCCTCTC CCTCATGTCCAACTTCGCCTTCTCCTTCTCCATCATCTCCGTCATGGCGGGCGTCACCACCACCTACAACAGCGGGCTGAGGTACGGCGGGCCGGCGTCCATGACGCTCGGGTGGCTGGTGGTGGCGGCCTTCAACGGCTGCGTCGCGCTGTCCATGGCGGAGATCTGCTCCGCGTACCCGACCTCCGGCGGGCTCTACTACTGGAGCGCCAAGCTCGCCGGCAGGGAGTGGGCGCCCCTCGCCTCCTGGGTCACCGGCTGGTTCAACATCGTCGGACAG TGGGCTGCTACGACGAGCACGGACTTCTCCctggcgcagctggtccaggtgatCGTCTTGCTGGGCACCGGCGGGGCCAACGGCGGCGGGTACACGGCCTCCAAGTACGTCGTGCTGGCCATCCACGGCTTCTTCCTCGTCCTGCACGGCCTCATCAACAGCCTCCCCATCCGGTGGCTGTCCTGGTGCGGCAAGCTCGGCGCGTTCTGGAACACGGCGGGCGCGTTCACGCTGGTGATCCTCATCCCGGCGGTGGCCAAGGAGAGGgccagcgccaagttcatcttcacgCACTTCAACGACGACAACGGCATGGGCATCCATGGCAAGGCCTACATTCTCGCCCTCGGCCTCCTCACCAGCCAGTACTCTCTGCTCGGCTACGACGCGTCCGCTCACATG ATTGAAGAGACGAAGAACGCGGACTGGAGCGGGCCGATGGGGATCATCAGCTCGGTGGCCCTCTCGACCACGTTCGGGTGGATCTTCCTGGTGGCGCTGACGTCGATCGTGACGGACATACCGTACCTGCTCAGCCCGGACAACGACGCCGGCGGCTACGCCGTCGCCCAGGCCCTATACGACGCCTTCGACAGGAGGTACGGCAGCGGCGTGGGAGGGCTGGTCTGCGTCGGGGTCGTCGCCGTCGGCATCTTCTTCGCCGGCGCCATGTGCATCGCCAGCAACTCGAGGATGGGGTACGCCTTCTCGAGGGACAGGGCGATGCCGCTCTCGCGGGTGTGGCTCCGTGTGAGCAAGAACGAGGTGCCCCTCAACGTCGTCTGGCTCTCCGTCGTCGTCGCCTTCGTCATGGCCCTCACG TCGCTGGGGAGTCAGGTGGCGTTCCAGGCGATGGTGTCGATCGCGACGCTGGGGCAGTACATCGCCTACGCGCTGCCCATCTTCTTCCGGGTGACGACGGCGAGGAGGTCGTTCGTGCCGGGGCCGTTCCACCTCGGGAGATACGGGGTCGCCGTCGGCTGGGCCGCCGTCCTCTGGGTGGCCTTCCTCACCGTGCTCTTCTCGCTGCCGGTGGCGTACCCGGTGGCCAAGGACAACTTCAACTACACGCCGGTGGCCGTCGGCGGCGTGTTGCTGCTCAGCGTCGGCGCGTGGGTGGTCAGCGCGAGGTTCTGGTTCGAGGGGCCCATCACTAATGTCGACTTGTAG
- the LOC119273444 gene encoding amino-acid permease BAT1 homolog, whose amino-acid sequence MAAQRSGAAGVAAGDDADRARLRQLGYKQELKRGLGVVSNFAFSFSIICVMAGVTTTYNAGLRYGGPASMTLGWLVVAFFNGCVALSMAEICSAYPTSGGLYYWSAKLAGDKWAPLASWITGWFNLVGQWALTTSTDFSLAQLVQVIILLGTGGANGGGYMASKYVVLAIHGSLLILHGLINSLPIRWLSWFGHLGAFWNTAGAFVLVIMIPVVAKERASVEFIFTHFNTDNDMGIHDKAYILAVGLLTSQYSLLGYDASAHMIEETKNADWSGPIGIITSVALSTVFGWIFLVALTSIMTNIPYLLDPRNDAAGYAAAQALYTAFHQRYGSGVGGLVCIGIVAFGIFLAGVACVTSNSRMGYAFSRDKAMPFSHVWHRVSRNEVPLNVVWLCVVVAFIMALTSLGSQVAFQAMVSIATLGQYISYVLPIFFRVTTARRSFSPGPFHLGRYSIVIGWAAVLWVALLTVLFSLPVAYPIAKDNFNYTPVAVGGVLLLSAGSWVFHARFWFKGPIVNVDM is encoded by the exons ATGGCCGCGCAGCGCTCCGGCGCGGCGGGCGTGGCCGCCGGCGACGACGCGGACCGAGCCCGGCTGCGCCAGCTCGGCTACAAGCAGGAGCTCAAGCGCGGGCTCGGCGTGGTCTCCAACTTCGCCTTCTCCTTTTCCATCATCTGCGTGATGGCCGGCGTCACCACCACGTACAACGCTGGGCTGAGGTACGGCGGACCGGCGTCCATGACCCTCGGCTGGCTGGTCGTGGCCTTCTTCAACGGCTGCGTCGCGCTGTCCATGGCCGAGATCTGCTCGGCGTACCCGACCTCCGGCGGGCTCTACTACTGGAGCGCCAAGCTCGCCGGCGACAAGTGGGCGCCTCTTGCTTCCTGGATCACCGGCTG GTTCAACCTTGTGGGCCAG TGGGCTCTCACCACGAGCACGGACTTCTCATTGGCGCAGCTCGTCCAAGTGATCATCTTGCTTGGCACCGGTGGAGCCAACGGCGGTGGCTACATGGCCTCCAAGTACGTTGTTTTGGCCATCCACGGCTCCCTCCTCATCCTGCACGGGCTCATCAATAGCCTCCCCATCCGGTGGTTGTCCTGGTTCGGCCACCTCGGTGCATTTTGGAACACTGCAG GTGCCTTTGTCCTGGTGATCATGATTCCGGTTGTTGCCAAGGAAAGAGCGAGTGTTGAGTTCATCTTTACACATTTCAACACGGACAATGACATGGGGATCCATGACAAGGCCTACATTCTAGCTGTGGGGCTTCTAACGAGCCAATACTCATTGCTTGGTTATGATGCATCGGCTCACATG ATTGAGGAAACGAAGAACGCAGATTGGAGTGGACCGATCGGGATCATCACGTCTGTTGCTCTCTCGACCGTGTTTGGTTGGATCTTCCTTGTGGCTCTAACATCCATCATGACGAACATACCATACCTACTAGACCCCCGCAATGATGCTGCCGGGTATGCCGCTGCGCAAGCGCTTTACACTGCCTTCCACCAAAGGTATGGCAGTGGGGTCGGAGGGCTCGTCTGCATAGGCATCGTCGCATTCGGCATCTTCCTCGCGGGTGTTGCATGTGTCACCAGTAATTCAAG GATGGGCTATGCCTTCTCGAGGGACAAGGCGATGCCGTTCTCGCACGTGTGGCACCGGGTGAGCAGGAACGAGGTGCCTCTCAATGTTGTGTGGCTCTGTGTGGTTGTCGCCTTCATAATGGCTCTCACG TCTCTCGGAAGCCAGGTGGCATTCCAAGCAATGGTGTCGATTGCGACACTAGGGCAGTACATCTCCTACGTGCTACCCATCTTCTTCCGTGTGACGACGGCCCGGAGGTCATTCAGCCCAGGGCCATTCCACCTAGGGAGGTACAGTATTGTCATCGGCTGGGCAGCAGTCCTCTGGGTGGCCTTGCTCACCGTGCTCTTCTCATTGCCTGTGGCGTACCCAATCGCCAAGGACAACTTCAACTACACGCCGGTGGCCGTCGGTGGTGTGCTGCTGCTCAGTGCCGGCTCATGGGTGTTCCATGCCCGGTTCTGGTTCAAAGGACCCATCGTAAATGTTGACATGTAG